In Silene latifolia isolate original U9 population chromosome 3, ASM4854445v1, whole genome shotgun sequence, a single window of DNA contains:
- the LOC141648551 gene encoding S-adenosyl-L-methionine:benzoic acid/salicylic acid carboxyl methyltransferase 3-like yields the protein MQGDASVGERKNTQEMEVEKVFHMKKGVDHTSYARNSLLQRTISSQAGPIIVESARKVYDTLRPECLMMAEMGCSSGPNSLLLVSKIIDVIDEASRSINCQCPQFGVFLNDLPGNDFNTLFNLLPNFNQGLQEAKGSGFRPCFVSGIPKSFYGRVFPYKFLHFVHSSNSLHWLSQVPKGLVSENGEALNKGNIVLAKSSPPEIHKAYYAQFESDFTLFLRSRSREMVSGGGMVVVLTGSINSDDPDSMLELVGPILQDMVLKGVIEQEKVDEFNMPLYTPTVEEVRKLVEAEESFALNKLETFTTDWSVDTSQTLETQAKFVAKTIRAVVEPLITTAFGHAVMDDLFLMSETRVKERIAKKTGEFFNIVLSVTKKD from the exons ATGCAAGGCGATGCAAGCGTAGGAGAAAGGAAAAATACACAAGAAATGGAAGTCGAAAAGGTTTTTCATATGAAGAAAGGTGTCGACCACACTAGCTATGCAAGGAACTCTCTATTGCAG AGAACAATATCATCACAGGCTGGACCGATAATTGTAGAAAGCGCAAGGAAAGTCTATGACACCTTAAGGCCAGAGTGCCTTATGATGGCCGAAATGGGTTGTTCTTCAGGACCAAATTCTTTGCTACTAGTCTCGAAAATCATTGACGTAATTGACGAGGCTAGCCGGAGTATAAACTGTCAATGTCCTCAATTCGGAGTGTTCTTAAACGATCTACCCGGGAATGATTTCAATACCTTGTTTAACTTGCTTCCGAATTTCAACCAGGGCTTGCAAGAAGCTAAAGGAAGCGGtttcagaccttgttttgtgtcGGGAATACCCAAGTCGTTTTATGGACGAGTTTTCCCTTACAAATTTCTTCATTTTGTTCACTCATCAAACAGTCTTCACTGGCTTTCTCAG GTACCAAAAGGATTGGTGAGCGAAAATGGCGAAGCATTGAACAAGGGGAACATAGTCTTAGCAAAATCAAGTCCTCCAGAGATACACAAGGCATATTATGCACAATTTGAAAGTGATTTCACGTTGTTTTTAAGGTCACGTTCAAGGGAAATGGTCTCTGGTGGTGGTATGGTAGTGGTTCTCACTGGTAGCATCAATAGTGATGACCCTGACTCGATGCTGGAGTTGGTTGGCCCTATCCTCCAAGATATGGTTTTAAAG GGTGTGATTGAGCAGGAAAAAGTGGACGAGTTCAACATGCCGCTCTATACTCCAACAGTTGAGGAGGTAAGAAAATTAGTCGAGGCTGAAGAATCGTTTGCTCTTAACAAACTTGAAACGTTTACAACTGACTGGAGCGTAGATACCTCTCAAACCCTCGAAACTCAAGCTAAGTTTGTAGCCAAGACCATAAGAGCAGTGGTAGAACCTTTAATTACAACTGCATTTGGTCATGCTGTTATGGACGATTTGTTTCTAATGTCCGAAACACGTGTTAAGGAACGAATTGCTAAAAAAACCGGTGAATTCTTTAACATTGTGCTATCGGTGACCAAGAAAGACTGA